The Grimontia kaedaensis genome has a window encoding:
- a CDS encoding sigma-54-dependent transcriptional regulator: MTPEIWIIDDERTIRDALSQTLDIEGFHSRAFANAKDALEQLSAAFEGVIISDINMPQMDGMVFLEKALEVDHELSIVMLTGHGDISTAVSAMRQGAYDFLEKPFSTEHLLDVLKRGIDKRQLVMENRELKRQLETQSAPGPRILGNADSVKQLRRSIFHLKDQDGDVLLQGERGTGKELAARFIHDQGTRQDEPFIGMKCRQIPEALMSMELFGSEQPAYATLPSYKNSKIAATDKGTLFLDGIEALPLNVQEKLAALTDSAERPRIIASTRVDLTSSIAQGHFNAALFQKLSATTLVFPPLRDRSEDVVTLCQNFLRTTASRFGVAPPKLDAEHKDKLLQHSWKGNVRELQAYSERWVLMGEQCLTNGGETDHEKEHDTLADRILKVERAILFDALNRHNGMLKEVQNELGLARKTLYEKLKKHNLDKQNFKV, translated from the coding sequence GTGACACCGGAAATATGGATCATTGATGATGAGCGCACTATCCGTGATGCGCTGAGCCAGACTCTCGATATTGAGGGTTTTCATTCGCGTGCTTTTGCAAATGCCAAAGATGCGCTAGAGCAACTCAGTGCCGCATTTGAAGGCGTAATAATTTCAGACATCAATATGCCGCAAATGGATGGTATGGTTTTTCTGGAAAAAGCCTTGGAAGTTGATCATGAACTCTCTATTGTCATGCTGACAGGGCACGGCGATATCTCTACGGCGGTTTCTGCCATGCGCCAAGGCGCTTACGATTTTCTGGAAAAACCCTTCTCGACAGAGCACCTTCTAGATGTACTCAAACGGGGTATTGATAAACGCCAACTGGTGATGGAAAACCGCGAGTTAAAACGACAACTTGAAACCCAAAGTGCACCTGGCCCGCGGATTTTGGGAAATGCAGACTCTGTCAAGCAGCTCAGACGGTCTATTTTCCACCTCAAAGATCAAGACGGTGATGTATTGCTGCAAGGGGAACGTGGCACTGGGAAGGAGCTCGCCGCCCGCTTTATCCACGATCAAGGAACCCGCCAGGACGAACCTTTTATCGGAATGAAGTGTAGGCAGATACCTGAAGCGCTGATGTCCATGGAGTTGTTTGGCTCTGAACAACCGGCTTATGCCACATTGCCAAGTTACAAAAATAGTAAGATTGCTGCCACAGATAAGGGAACACTGTTTCTTGATGGCATTGAAGCCCTGCCACTCAATGTTCAAGAAAAGCTCGCCGCGCTAACAGATTCTGCCGAACGACCGCGCATCATTGCATCTACCCGTGTTGACCTCACCAGCAGCATCGCACAAGGGCACTTTAATGCCGCTTTATTTCAGAAGCTCTCAGCAACCACACTCGTCTTCCCTCCACTGAGGGATCGCAGTGAAGATGTGGTCACCCTGTGTCAAAACTTCCTGCGTACCACCGCATCTCGCTTCGGTGTCGCACCACCCAAATTGGATGCAGAGCACAAGGACAAACTGCTACAACACTCTTGGAAAGGCAATGTTCGGGAACTTCAAGCGTATTCGGAACGCTGGGTTCTGATGGGAGAACAATGCCTAACGAATGGCGGAGAGACAGATCATGAAAAGGAACATGACACTTTGGCTGATCGTATTTTGAAAGTAGAGCGAGCGATATTGTTCGACGCCCTCAACAGACATAACGGCATGCTGAAAGAAGTGCAGAATGAGTTAGGACTTGCAAGAAAGACGCTTTATGAAAAACTCAAAAAGCACAATCTGGACAAGCAAAATTTCAAAGTCTAA
- a CDS encoding sensor histidine kinase yields the protein MRRRLLISSIIAIGVLLTVMVGFFTYSSVEKRFNDDIDYDVTQLQDKLSAELARYSEIPVVLSADPRLKRLLRVPKSKRLLKETNLLLSNWNARLASDVIYLMDRNGLALAASNAAEPQSFVGHNYNYRPYFQQAIEGQKGQYYALGAVSAKRGYYFSYPVWDGDAIIGVLTLKVDLSIIDSIWDKQKFDYLIADPAGVVFYSSRDEWLYQSLSILTDAQKEEIRASRRYGDSALSQLTRLDALEKIEAQQVLYLGLTNKDRERMLVFNTDLGKEGWRIYGFIPTSTTWPIVTQSVLIFATFYALLVLVLTAWLQTVKTQRKLTRLNDKLEQKVASRTATLEETNTKLRRSIQQYEDTEKALRQTENELIQAAKLAMLGELSASINHEINQPLAAMRTFTENSIKLLEKERYDSVKGNLKQLNSLIGMVADIVARLKIFARKQNFEGKARTSLDDAITASLKLSAASFIKKGIQIACYMPEKGLMVNADTVQLEQVILNLLNNASQAVTNTPSPEIGIKVETFLERVSIHVWDNGPGVDNDTKKHIFSPFYTTKKEGLGLGLTICRRIVEEFGGSLQISDHPTGGAEFTITLQRLYDGDNPQ from the coding sequence ATGCGCCGACGTCTACTCATCTCTTCGATCATTGCTATCGGTGTGTTACTAACCGTGATGGTTGGCTTCTTCACCTATTCTTCGGTCGAAAAACGCTTCAATGACGACATTGATTACGACGTCACTCAATTACAAGACAAGCTTTCCGCCGAGCTCGCCCGTTACAGCGAAATTCCAGTTGTGCTCTCAGCCGACCCGAGATTGAAACGTCTTCTACGTGTGCCTAAGAGTAAAAGATTACTCAAAGAGACCAATCTTTTGTTGAGTAACTGGAATGCACGGCTAGCCAGTGATGTGATCTACCTGATGGACAGAAATGGTCTCGCGCTGGCAGCCAGTAATGCTGCCGAGCCTCAAAGCTTCGTCGGACACAATTATAACTACCGTCCGTACTTCCAACAGGCGATTGAAGGTCAAAAAGGACAATATTATGCGCTGGGCGCAGTGTCTGCGAAGCGGGGGTATTATTTTTCTTACCCTGTTTGGGATGGTGACGCAATCATTGGTGTGCTTACCCTGAAGGTAGACCTTTCCATTATCGACAGTATCTGGGATAAACAAAAGTTTGATTACCTCATTGCCGATCCCGCTGGCGTCGTATTCTACAGCTCACGCGACGAATGGCTGTACCAATCTCTCTCTATCCTCACTGACGCGCAAAAAGAGGAGATCCGAGCTTCCAGACGCTATGGCGACTCAGCATTAAGTCAGTTAACCCGACTAGATGCTCTTGAAAAAATTGAGGCACAACAAGTTCTCTATCTTGGTCTAACCAATAAAGATCGCGAGCGCATGCTTGTTTTTAATACTGATCTCGGCAAGGAAGGCTGGCGGATATATGGCTTTATTCCCACCAGCACCACATGGCCTATCGTGACGCAATCTGTCCTGATTTTCGCTACGTTCTACGCGCTGTTGGTCTTAGTACTGACCGCCTGGTTACAGACCGTCAAAACCCAACGCAAACTTACAAGGCTAAATGACAAGCTGGAGCAGAAGGTTGCGTCGCGCACGGCAACGCTTGAGGAAACGAACACCAAGTTACGTCGGAGTATCCAGCAATACGAGGACACAGAAAAAGCGCTAAGGCAGACGGAAAATGAGTTGATACAAGCAGCTAAGCTCGCCATGCTCGGCGAGCTCTCTGCCAGCATTAACCATGAGATCAACCAGCCACTGGCTGCCATGCGTACTTTTACCGAAAACAGCATTAAGCTGTTGGAAAAGGAACGCTATGACTCGGTCAAAGGTAACCTGAAACAACTGAATTCGCTGATCGGAATGGTGGCGGACATCGTTGCTCGCCTTAAGATCTTCGCCCGGAAACAAAACTTTGAAGGTAAAGCACGTACCTCATTAGATGATGCCATCACAGCATCACTAAAACTCTCTGCTGCAAGTTTTATCAAGAAAGGCATACAAATCGCATGCTACATGCCAGAGAAAGGCTTGATGGTTAACGCTGATACCGTGCAACTTGAGCAGGTGATCTTGAACCTTCTGAACAATGCTTCGCAGGCAGTGACCAATACACCGTCGCCAGAAATAGGTATTAAAGTGGAAACGTTTCTAGAACGCGTATCTATCCACGTTTGGGATAATGGACCAGGCGTTGATAACGACACCAAGAAGCATATCTTCTCACCCTTCTACACCACCAAAAAAGAGGGGCTCGGACTGGGGCTGACGATTTGCCGACGTATAGTTGAAGAATTTGGCGGCAGCCTTCAAATCAGTGACCATCCAACGGGTGGCGCTGAGTTCACCATCACCCTTCAACGTCTTTACGATGGAGATAACCCGCAGTGA
- the pdxH gene encoding pyridoxamine 5'-phosphate oxidase, which translates to MDLYDIRREYNQGGLRRKDLPENPVQFFEHWLKQAIEAKLPDPTAMTVATVDENGQPFQRIVLLKHVDNDGFVFYTNLGSRKAKQLADNSRISLHFPWHPLERQVHITGTAEKLSKLEVMKYFLSRPKESQLAAWASRQSERITARSALESKYMELKQQFDKGEVPVPKFWGGFRVKPESFEFWQGGEHRLHDRFVFQSEHDGKWDIERLAP; encoded by the coding sequence ATGGATTTGTATGATATTCGCAGAGAATATAACCAAGGCGGTTTGAGACGCAAAGACCTGCCTGAAAACCCGGTTCAATTCTTTGAGCACTGGCTCAAACAAGCCATTGAGGCCAAGCTGCCAGACCCAACAGCGATGACTGTTGCTACTGTTGACGAAAATGGTCAGCCCTTTCAACGCATTGTATTGTTGAAGCATGTTGATAACGACGGGTTTGTGTTTTACACCAATCTTGGTAGCCGTAAAGCAAAGCAATTAGCAGATAACTCACGTATCAGCCTCCATTTCCCATGGCATCCACTCGAGCGTCAGGTACACATCACGGGTACTGCAGAAAAACTCAGTAAGCTTGAAGTGATGAAGTATTTTCTGTCCCGCCCGAAAGAGAGCCAATTGGCCGCTTGGGCAAGTCGTCAGAGCGAGCGCATTACTGCCCGTTCAGCGCTGGAAAGCAAATATATGGAGTTAAAGCAGCAGTTCGACAAAGGTGAAGTACCCGTTCCTAAGTTCTGGGGTGGATTCCGTGTGAAGCCCGAGTCTTTTGAGTTCTGGCAGGGTGGCGAGCATCGACTGCATGACCGATTTGTGTTCCAGAGCGAACACGATGGTAAGTGGGACATTGAACGCTTGGCGCCTTAA
- a CDS encoding helix-turn-helix transcriptional regulator: MNNICLPSSMLISLFEQLPGCWGCKDTQSRFVHVNHAYVRLIGARTPDELIGKSDDQLPGAIAEHAKAFREQDLQVIESGRYMRVLNIHPYPGGQWQAHVFTKVPWYGDNGDILGTIFHGQALNDNPMLEVGQWICKAAGAEPVGSLTTESMKSSMPLSTRESEVLFFHQFGKKPQFIAQSLGVSVKTIENHFANLRVKLGAASKTELVDKALENGVGCKIPDSLLKQQLTLVLSESS, encoded by the coding sequence ATGAATAATATATGCCTGCCATCTTCTATGCTGATATCTCTTTTTGAACAACTCCCTGGCTGCTGGGGCTGTAAAGATACCCAATCCAGATTCGTCCATGTAAACCACGCTTACGTCCGGCTTATCGGTGCACGCACACCAGATGAACTGATAGGAAAAAGTGATGACCAGCTTCCCGGTGCTATCGCTGAGCATGCAAAGGCGTTTCGCGAACAGGATTTGCAGGTGATAGAAAGCGGACGATACATGCGTGTTCTCAACATTCACCCCTACCCTGGTGGCCAATGGCAAGCCCATGTGTTCACTAAAGTGCCTTGGTACGGGGACAACGGTGATATTTTAGGGACTATTTTTCACGGTCAGGCGTTGAATGATAATCCTATGTTGGAAGTAGGTCAGTGGATTTGTAAGGCTGCAGGTGCAGAGCCTGTTGGGTCGCTGACAACTGAAAGCATGAAAAGCAGCATGCCGCTGTCAACCCGCGAATCAGAAGTGCTGTTCTTTCATCAATTTGGCAAGAAGCCGCAATTTATCGCTCAATCACTCGGTGTATCGGTGAAAACCATAGAAAACCACTTTGCTAACCTTCGGGTGAAACTTGGTGCCGCAAGCAAGACAGAGCTGGTCGATAAAGCGCTGGAAAATGGCGTCGGCTGCAAGATCCCAGATTCATTACTCAAGCAACAACTCACTTTGGTCTTGTCTGAATCATCATAA
- a CDS encoding SUMF1/EgtB/PvdO family nonheme iron enzyme, with protein MKSNRIAALVFALSPILLSSQSLANEANAATDDPVVALEQKLADKRSEISVHAENLQTQRDKLDALLSERETLATKAIELEKKRNLAQERLDEQFRRLLENPDTDLTQYKDDYQAAWSAVKDNQSSTLTNDQAIAEQQRIVEGENRQKQLLVSALENLQESKKEARVKRLRQELTFADTIEVVHTITCSESMTLAACSNQGKTLTMQKAVNTFQSQVLDNVTESTTAKLNANRVSFNIHVMNSNVVDSGFSGNNRYITRMQAEMRSQPDENAACKLLDFAERYCVENSFTSAKAAPKQQAKRWVNVKIRSNRYEDNVTINGVTYGSTPVEIMLPAGQHQLTVEKPGFEPYSRQMYMNKDSTVWANLREQENRPQPGKRFADKLSNNRQAPKMVVIGAGQYRVGFEAKKPVVVDQPFSIAATPVTVKQFGEFVAATGYVTDAEEGQGCNSLINGEPKQLLNHNWRKPGFDQSENAPVVCITKDDAHAYSKWLSTQTGFSYALPTEVQWEVAARAGSDSDFWWGNDIGVGNANTGWSGTVWSNRSTSPVASFPANPFGVYDTAGNVWEWAESQTPVARGGAWSFSPSSARVAERLELKSDISANYLGFRVVRNI; from the coding sequence ATGAAAAGTAATCGCATCGCCGCGTTAGTATTCGCGTTATCGCCGATACTTCTTAGTAGTCAATCGCTTGCCAATGAGGCCAATGCGGCAACCGACGATCCTGTCGTTGCGCTGGAACAGAAGCTAGCCGATAAACGAAGTGAAATTAGCGTTCACGCTGAAAACCTCCAAACGCAACGTGACAAGCTGGATGCTTTATTAAGCGAGCGTGAAACGCTGGCTACCAAAGCAATCGAGTTAGAGAAAAAACGGAATCTGGCACAAGAACGCCTTGATGAGCAATTCCGTCGACTCCTCGAAAACCCAGATACCGACCTCACCCAATATAAAGATGATTACCAAGCTGCGTGGAGCGCAGTGAAAGATAATCAATCTTCCACATTAACCAATGACCAAGCTATTGCTGAACAGCAACGTATTGTTGAAGGTGAAAACCGTCAGAAACAATTGCTGGTAAGTGCATTGGAAAATCTGCAGGAATCCAAGAAAGAAGCTCGTGTTAAACGTCTTCGTCAGGAATTGACCTTTGCAGATACCATTGAGGTGGTTCACACCATTACCTGTAGCGAATCCATGACGCTGGCTGCCTGTTCCAACCAGGGTAAGACCCTGACCATGCAAAAAGCCGTCAACACCTTCCAATCTCAGGTGCTGGATAACGTTACCGAGTCCACCACAGCAAAGCTCAATGCTAACCGTGTGTCGTTCAACATTCATGTAATGAACAGCAATGTGGTTGACAGTGGCTTCAGCGGTAACAACCGCTACATCACCCGTATGCAAGCAGAAATGCGCAGCCAGCCTGATGAAAACGCAGCGTGTAAATTGCTGGACTTCGCTGAACGCTACTGTGTTGAGAACTCTTTTACCTCAGCGAAAGCGGCACCGAAGCAACAAGCTAAACGCTGGGTTAACGTTAAAATCCGTTCAAACCGTTATGAAGACAATGTGACGATTAACGGCGTGACTTACGGCTCAACCCCGGTAGAAATAATGCTGCCAGCAGGCCAACATCAGTTGACGGTTGAGAAGCCAGGTTTCGAACCGTACAGCCGTCAGATGTACATGAACAAGGATTCTACGGTTTGGGCTAATCTTCGCGAACAGGAGAACCGTCCGCAGCCGGGAAAGCGTTTCGCTGACAAACTCTCGAATAATCGTCAGGCACCCAAAATGGTGGTGATTGGTGCAGGCCAATACCGCGTTGGCTTTGAAGCCAAAAAACCGGTGGTTGTCGACCAACCCTTCTCTATTGCAGCGACGCCAGTCACTGTGAAGCAGTTTGGAGAGTTTGTCGCTGCAACAGGCTATGTGACGGATGCAGAAGAAGGTCAGGGCTGTAACTCCCTGATCAACGGTGAGCCAAAGCAATTGCTAAATCACAACTGGCGCAAACCTGGTTTCGACCAGTCTGAAAACGCCCCGGTTGTTTGTATCACTAAAGACGATGCCCATGCGTATTCCAAATGGCTAAGCACGCAAACTGGGTTTAGCTACGCACTTCCAACTGAAGTTCAGTGGGAAGTTGCAGCACGCGCAGGTAGCGACTCTGACTTCTGGTGGGGTAACGATATTGGCGTGGGCAACGCGAACACAGGTTGGAGCGGTACAGTCTGGTCCAACAGAAGTACTTCTCCTGTCGCCAGCTTCCCAGCCAACCCTTTTGGCGTCTACGACACAGCAGGTAATGTTTGGGAATGGGCAGAAAGTCAGACACCTGTAGCCCGTGGCGGCGCATGGAGTTTCTCTCCAAGCAGTGCTCGTGTAGCCGAACGCCTTGAGCTGAAATCTGATATTAGTGCTAACTACCTGGGCTTTCGAGTTGTCAGAAACATCTAG
- a CDS encoding helix-turn-helix domain-containing protein: MASELKHSQVIALPNHPSLHAHEYRQVVIGLQGQTEFELSGRGSLVGPGQGCLVSESELHAFSGVGQNEILVINLPESVLHGEISMKDKVERLFERDAYFQLDSQAQTLVKALTSEMIANPHDIMLGRACADTLLCVMERHFREQIAPRRHGHRLNMDIIDLYIRQHISRKISVAQLAGSVFLAESQFHQLFKSQVGVTPHQYVLKKRFELAQELLSNSELNLAQISDSCGFASQSGFTSAFTRAFGVSPSRYRQQH; this comes from the coding sequence ATGGCATCCGAACTAAAGCATTCTCAGGTTATTGCTTTACCCAATCACCCTTCGCTGCATGCGCACGAATACCGTCAGGTGGTGATTGGCTTGCAAGGCCAGACAGAATTTGAACTCTCCGGGCGCGGCAGTCTTGTCGGGCCAGGGCAAGGGTGCCTGGTGTCTGAGTCAGAACTTCATGCTTTTTCTGGTGTAGGGCAAAACGAGATACTGGTGATCAATCTTCCGGAATCCGTGTTGCATGGCGAGATCAGTATGAAGGACAAAGTAGAGCGCTTGTTTGAGCGTGATGCCTATTTTCAACTGGACAGTCAGGCGCAGACGTTGGTGAAAGCGCTGACCTCTGAGATGATTGCTAACCCTCACGATATCATGCTTGGGAGGGCATGCGCTGACACCCTGCTGTGCGTTATGGAGCGTCATTTCCGTGAGCAAATCGCGCCACGACGCCATGGTCACCGTCTGAATATGGATATCATCGATCTCTACATTCGCCAACATATCAGCCGCAAGATCAGCGTGGCACAATTGGCGGGTTCGGTTTTTCTGGCAGAAAGCCAGTTTCACCAACTTTTCAAATCCCAGGTGGGCGTGACACCGCATCAATATGTATTGAAAAAGCGCTTTGAGTTAGCACAAGAACTGCTCAGTAACAGCGAGCTGAATCTTGCTCAAATCTCCGATAGCTGCGGCTTTGCTTCCCAAAGCGGTTTTACCTCCGCTTTTACCCGCGCGTTTGGTGTCTCTCCTTCTCGTTATCGCCAACAGCACTGA
- the putA gene encoding bifunctional proline dehydrogenase/L-glutamate gamma-semialdehyde dehydrogenase PutA, producing the protein MLKATDVLVPSYLEQPASALWPHISSHYCVDESELLASLLPLATPSDEERKQTEAQAGVLIERVRADKTAVQMIDALLLEYSLDTREGILLMCLAEALMRVPDAKTADALIRDKLGVADWKAHLKNSESLFVNASTWGLMLTGKVVTIDERKEGGAGKVLNRLVNKMSEPVIRQAMHQAMKVMGHQFVLGRSINEALENGKPLRQKGFTYSFDMLGEAALTTQDAQKYFNDYMVAIETVSQQLSVGNGPSPSVSIKLSALHPRYEVANEDRVMGEMAETVLHLLKRARELGVAITIDAEEADRLELSLKLFEKLFTHEDIKGWGQFGLVVQAYSKRALPVITWLAALAKEHGTVIPMRLVKGAYWDSEIKLAQQAGLPGYPVYTRKEGTDVAYLACARFLLSEHVNGLIYPQFASHNAQTVAAVKAMAQHDNYEFQRLHGMGDALYFHAKEMFGQSVRIYAPVGSHKDLLPYLVRRLLENGANSSFVHRLVDAACPVSDLTQHPVDTLTSRPTLHNARIPQPSEIFGGSRQNSKGVAIDIESEWEAYDAKVQAFMDATWKAGPIINGERLTGDALTVVAPYDHRLKVGSINWSTPEQAKEALNVAAANVDSWRALTSKERGKYLLKLAELLEGNLGELVALCHREAGKTIHDSIDEVREAVDFLRYYPIQAEKIEGDLQSFTRFDGQSVTLRREGRGVFTCISPWNFPLAIFIGQISAALVTGNTVVAKPAEQTSLIAFRTIELLLETGIPAGVIHLLPGNGAEIGSVLTGDDSIAGVAFTGSTPTAQRINQTLASRDALPVPFIAETGGQNAMLVDSTALPEQVVRDVLRSAFASAGQRCSALRVLYVQQDVADRVIDLIKGAMAEMRIGLPYLHSTDVGPVIDETAQAKLQNHINELFKTSKFIAKAPMKSETRVGTYIAPVAFEIDSISMLSEEHFGPILHVVRYHADELDSVIDDINNAGFGLTLGVHSRNESTYRYIESRAKVGNCYINRDQVGAVVGVQPFGGQGLSGTGPKAGGPHYLYRFTKEEVVA; encoded by the coding sequence ATGTTAAAAGCGACCGATGTGCTGGTGCCAAGTTACCTTGAGCAACCCGCTTCCGCGCTATGGCCTCATATTTCTTCGCACTATTGTGTCGATGAAAGTGAGTTGCTTGCATCATTGCTCCCACTTGCAACACCTTCGGATGAAGAGCGAAAACAGACGGAAGCCCAAGCAGGGGTTCTGATTGAGCGTGTGCGTGCGGATAAAACGGCTGTGCAGATGATTGATGCACTTCTTCTCGAATACAGTCTGGATACCCGTGAAGGCATTTTGCTGATGTGTTTAGCAGAAGCATTGATGCGTGTGCCGGATGCGAAAACCGCTGATGCCTTGATCCGTGACAAGCTGGGCGTGGCTGACTGGAAAGCTCACCTAAAAAATTCCGAATCTCTGTTTGTGAATGCTTCGACCTGGGGACTAATGCTCACCGGTAAAGTTGTCACCATCGATGAGCGCAAAGAAGGCGGTGCAGGAAAGGTACTCAATCGTTTGGTCAACAAGATGTCTGAGCCTGTGATTCGTCAGGCGATGCATCAAGCCATGAAAGTCATGGGTCACCAATTTGTCCTCGGTCGTTCAATCAACGAAGCGCTGGAAAACGGTAAACCACTGCGCCAGAAAGGCTTCACTTACTCGTTTGATATGTTGGGTGAGGCTGCGCTTACTACTCAAGACGCACAAAAGTACTTCAATGATTACATGGTGGCGATTGAAACTGTTTCCCAGCAATTGTCTGTAGGTAACGGGCCATCACCTTCTGTTTCCATCAAACTGTCTGCCTTGCATCCGCGATATGAAGTGGCGAATGAAGACCGCGTCATGGGCGAAATGGCTGAGACTGTGCTTCACCTCCTGAAGCGCGCCAGGGAGTTGGGTGTGGCGATCACCATCGATGCGGAAGAAGCGGATCGCCTAGAACTGTCACTGAAGCTTTTTGAAAAACTCTTCACCCACGAAGATATCAAAGGTTGGGGACAGTTTGGTCTAGTGGTTCAGGCATACTCTAAGCGCGCATTACCTGTCATCACCTGGCTGGCGGCGTTGGCTAAAGAGCACGGCACCGTGATCCCAATGCGACTGGTAAAAGGCGCTTACTGGGACAGTGAAATCAAGTTGGCACAGCAAGCGGGCTTACCTGGCTATCCGGTTTATACCAGAAAAGAAGGCACTGATGTGGCCTATCTTGCCTGCGCGCGTTTCCTGCTTTCTGAGCATGTGAATGGGCTTATCTACCCGCAGTTTGCCAGCCACAATGCGCAAACCGTAGCGGCAGTGAAAGCCATGGCCCAGCATGACAACTATGAGTTCCAGCGTTTGCATGGCATGGGGGATGCACTTTACTTCCATGCCAAAGAAATGTTTGGTCAGTCTGTGCGTATTTACGCGCCAGTGGGCAGCCATAAAGATTTGCTGCCTTATCTGGTTCGCCGTCTGCTGGAAAATGGTGCCAACAGCTCGTTTGTTCACCGTTTGGTCGACGCGGCATGTCCGGTGTCTGATTTGACTCAACATCCGGTTGATACTTTGACGTCACGTCCAACATTGCATAATGCACGTATTCCACAGCCTTCTGAGATTTTTGGTGGCTCGCGCCAAAACTCGAAAGGTGTAGCGATCGACATTGAAAGCGAATGGGAAGCCTATGATGCCAAAGTCCAGGCGTTCATGGATGCAACTTGGAAAGCGGGACCTATCATCAATGGTGAACGCCTGACAGGTGATGCTCTCACAGTGGTTGCTCCTTACGATCACCGCCTGAAAGTGGGTAGCATCAACTGGTCGACGCCAGAGCAAGCCAAAGAAGCGCTGAATGTCGCCGCAGCCAATGTCGATAGTTGGCGAGCACTAACTTCCAAAGAAAGAGGTAAGTACTTACTTAAGCTGGCTGAACTGCTTGAAGGGAATTTGGGCGAGCTGGTGGCACTTTGCCACCGTGAAGCGGGCAAGACCATTCACGACAGCATTGATGAAGTGCGTGAGGCGGTGGACTTCCTCCGTTACTACCCGATTCAGGCAGAAAAGATTGAAGGCGATCTGCAATCTTTCACCCGCTTTGATGGTCAGTCTGTCACCTTGCGACGTGAAGGCCGTGGGGTGTTTACCTGCATCAGCCCATGGAATTTCCCACTCGCGATCTTTATTGGTCAAATTTCAGCTGCCTTGGTAACGGGCAATACCGTTGTCGCCAAACCGGCTGAGCAAACATCACTGATTGCGTTCCGTACCATTGAGCTGCTCTTGGAAACAGGTATTCCTGCCGGTGTGATCCATCTGTTGCCGGGTAACGGTGCGGAAATCGGCAGTGTATTGACGGGTGATGACAGCATCGCAGGTGTTGCCTTCACCGGTTCGACCCCGACAGCGCAGCGCATTAACCAGACGCTTGCTTCCCGCGACGCCTTGCCGGTGCCGTTTATTGCAGAAACGGGCGGTCAGAACGCTATGTTGGTCGACAGTACTGCACTGCCTGAGCAAGTGGTACGCGATGTACTTCGCTCTGCTTTTGCTTCTGCAGGCCAGCGCTGTTCAGCCCTTCGCGTGCTTTATGTGCAGCAGGATGTGGCAGATCGTGTGATTGATCTTATCAAAGGTGCCATGGCGGAAATGCGTATTGGCTTACCTTACCTTCACTCGACCGATGTTGGCCCTGTGATCGATGAAACGGCTCAGGCGAAGCTGCAGAACCACATCAACGAATTGTTCAAAACCAGCAAATTTATTGCCAAAGCCCCAATGAAAAGCGAAACCCGCGTGGGCACTTATATTGCACCTGTGGCGTTTGAAATCGACAGTATCTCAATGCTTTCAGAAGAGCACTTTGGCCCAATCTTACACGTGGTGCGATACCACGCTGACGAACTCGACAGCGTGATTGATGATATCAACAACGCAGGCTTTGGCCTGACGTTAGGTGTTCATAGCCGCAACGAAAGCACTTACCGCTACATTGAATCCCGCGCCAAAGTCGGTAACTGCTATATCAACCGCGATCAGGTTGGTGCGGTGGTCGGCGTACAGCCATTTGGTGGACAAGGCTTGTCAGGAACTGGGCCAAAAGCAGGTGGACCTCACTATCTCTATCGCTTCACGAAAGAGGAGGTTGTGGCATGA